AAAACTCGCCTGTTGGGGAAAGGGGAGTCGTCTCTGCTTTGTCAGTACGCAGATGTCGCAGAACTGCTCCACATGGTCGAGGCATGGCAGGCCTCGCACCATCTCCTTGGCACTTAGACGCTTCAGGGCCTCAAAGTGAAGGTGCCCAAAGCGCTCATGCCACTGCCACGCCTCGTCGTCTCGACGGACAGCAAGACAGACCGGTTGTGCCACCTGCACATCAAGGACGTAGAGTCGATTTTCACCTCTGGGCACCTTGGCGAGAAGGCGACGCTGGCGATCCCAGATGCGTAGGACCCCATGCTCAATCAGCACGCGTGAGCCGTTCTCATCCAGCTGTCCCAAACTGATGATGGAATTCCTTAGCGCGGGGATGTAGTAGACACCGGTGAGCAGCCGGTGCTCTCCCAtcttggtggtgaagatgacggagccgACACCCTTTATCTCCACAGCGGAGGCATCCCCGAACTTGACGGAGCCTCGCGCATCGGAGTCGAGCTCGGCGAAGAATTCCCTTCGACCGGTCATGTGGTgggtggcgccggtgtcgaggcACCACCCCGTAGCCTTGTCCTTCCCGGAGCCATCGCCGAGAAGAGCGTGTGCTTTTGGCTCATCGAGGTGGATGAAAGCCTTTGCGACTGGAGTCGCCGAGGGTAGCTCAATGCTTGCATGCGCCATGAACAGAgccgtctcctcctccttcgcctgtgcGACGTGAGCCTGGCCTTGTCGTGGTTGCCGACACTCATTGGCCCAATGGCCAAACCGGCCACAGTTGTGCAACTGTTGTCTTGTGCCGGCTTGGGCTTGCCAGCGGCGCCGTCCTTGGCGCCTCCGCGGGCGTCACCTTCGGCACGTCCTTGTGCCCTGCCCGGGGGGCCTCTTCGTGCCTTACGCTGCTTGCCACGCTTGCGGCCGCCCGTCGAGGAGGAAGGCTCCGCCTTCTTCCTGTCACCAAGGCTGGGATCCCACTGCTCCCGAGTTAGGAGCAGCTTCCCGCCGGTGGTGACGGGCCCCGAGGGGGGCTGTGGCTCGTCGGTGTCGACGACCTTGAGTCAACCTATCGCCTCCTCGATCGTCATCGTGGAGAGGTCCAGCAACGACTCGATCGAGCGAGCCATCTGCTTGTACTTCTCGGGAATGCACCGAAAAAGCTTCTCGACAGCTCTCACCTCGGTGTAGGTGGCATCGCCAAACTTCACCATCTTCTGCAGCAGAGTGTTGAGACGGAGAGCAAAGTCATCAACGTCCTCACCTGGCTTGAAGCCCAGGTTCTCCCACTCCTTACGAAGTGCCTGCAGGGTGGACTTGCGAGCACGGTCGCTGCCGATGCGTGCTGCGGCGATGGCGTCCCAAGCCTCCTTGGCAGTCCACTTGTTGGAAAGCGAGAACTGCATCTCGGGCGGGCCTGCGGCGATGAGGGCGTCCAGTGCCCGTCGATCCTCTAGGTGGTCGACGTTGCTGTCCTGGACTGCCTCCCACATGCGCCGCACCTGGAGCCTGACCTTCATGATCCCGGCCCACTCGACGTAGTTGGTTTTAGTGAGGGTAGGCCACCCAACACTGGAACCAACATCCCTGACCACAGTCCGGACCTCGTAGAGGCCGCGGTCCTGGTCGTTGCAGCCGCCGTCGcggtgcgcgcctccacctggagcgcgggcgtgctcggctgcccactgcgccgtccgctcctgcgccactttggcgcgatctgcgtcggcgccgtcgtccacaggcgcggagctgctggagctgccggggctgccgcggagtgccttggcatccgccgtagcctcacgggctgcttctgctgctgctcctgcttctacctccgccctggctgcttctacctccgctctggctgctgccagctccactgcagccagcctcgacactcttgccgccgcagcagccgctgctacagccgctcgctcacgctcctctgccacggcgcgctcggcctcttgccggcgccgcatgctcgaggtagccgtgtgctgagagcgacctgcagacatggctcgctgcaggggggctgttgcgtgaagaggaggctgatgaagacgagctgctgctcgacagtccggagggaggaaggtaaccagaggcagacggagcagctgctgctaccgacttgggctgctcacaggaaatgctcagggtgcaggttaacctggctctgataccacttgttagacctttcagcctgagcattgatagttgtggatgacactaggagagttgggacaattttcgttggtttatttctcacacaatgccataccaacccgaggggttggggatacatatttataggctgctagccagccaaggcatatgctaagatgctgccaagatgccagtctaagatgctagtctaagatgctagtcaagaacagaactctatcctaacagccagtccttgatggtccaggactttatcctcctaactgccacaaggaccatgtgctgcagccccacaaggaccctagtacacagacttatccatcatTTTCAAGTCTTGATCTGTTTGTGTAGTTGGCAGATCATTATGTTCTTGAGCATTATTATCTTTGGTATAGACACGGTAATGGTACTTTTGAATCCACGGCTGCCGTGAGCCAATGTGCTGGAAGCTCCTATCATCACTTAATAATGGTACTTTTCTCTAGCAGATGCTCGGCTCAAAAAGTCAAAAAACGCCAGCTACACTCGGGCTGCATGGAAATAAGTCGTGGCTGTGGGGGCAACTTGGACCAATATCAACATCTGCAACCATGTATGACCAAGACTTGTATAATTTCCACACGTCCCTTTTGAATGGCCTCACAAGCAAGTACACATATCCCTATTGACTCTGGATGCTAACTCTGTCTCGAGTAAAGGTTTCCGTTCCCTATTTAGACAGTAGTTGTGTAGTACATTGGAAGGTTCAGAATATCCCCAATTTATTAGTAAGAGAGATCAATCTCATACTGGACGAAATGAAGAAGGCCTGCGAGCGCATGCCTTCTACATCTTCCTTTGCAGCAGCAATTCTCTACTTGATAATTGTTGTGTGTTCAAGGTGTAGATTCGTGCATGCGACGGATACTCTCTTTTCAGGCCAGTCTCTGTATGGTAACCGTACCCTACTGTCCAAGAATGGTGCCTTTGAGTTGGGTTTCAGCTGCCTATCTCCTCCATGCTCAGAGTTTACATTTGGCATCTGGTACGTCAACACATCAACTGGCGTCAACTCATCAACTTGTAGTGCTCTTCTAGTTTGGTCTCCTCAATTGCAGGGTTACCTCGTCGCCTTAGACCCTCAGACCTCTGTTCTTAGCCTCTCATATGGCAACTTACAACTCACCTCGCAGTTGACCTATGGCTTTGATGCTATTGCATGGTCATCAGAAGAGAGACCAAATGAATCTACTTCTGCAGTTGCGTTACTTCTTGACAACGGAAATCTGGTAATAAGAGACAAAGTGAATAGTTCATTGTTGTTCTGGCAAAGTTTCGATCGACCATATGGTACAGTGCTACCTGGAGCACGGCTaggatataataataataacatgATCATTAGTAGCGAGGCTAGAAATAATGTTTCTTGTTTCCTTTCTTCTAACCTGGAGAGGAGTACACACCAAAGAAGAAGGTTTACTGTCTCCACTTCTTACAGCTATTATCCCCGCACCTATTATCCCGGCGCCTATTATTACATCAGTTCTATTACGACCACTTATTCTGACACTTTCCCGAGCTGGATGGATATTCATGAAGATGAAGAATCTTGGTTTTTGTCCAACAATTCACATGTATATGTACAGTTGCATCCTGATGGTACTGTCACTGCTGCTAAACTATGGGGTTGTGGGACTGTGTTGTGGTCTGCTCAAGATTCCAGGCAGGAAAAACCAGTATGCAAGCAAGAAATATTGTATACCAAGAAAGAGAAGTCATATCCAAAGATTAAAATCGTTGTTCTAATTACAGTGATGGGTGTGTTAACCGTtatgcttgtttgtcttgttcttttctggagaaggagaaACAAGCCATCCCTGGAACTATCAATGAGTTCCAATAGCGGCCTCAAGATCTTTTCAAACATGCAAATAAAGAAGGCAACGAAGAATTTCTCCGAAAAACTTGGAGAAGGGGGTTTCGGCTGTGTTTACAAGGGGGAATTGGCAGGTTTCTCTCTAGTGGCAGTCAAAAATCTAAAAAGCATCGGACAAGGGGAAAAGGAATTCCGAGCAGAAGTACAGACAATTGGCATAATTCACCACATCAATATTGTCCGGTTATTTGGTTTTTGTGCGGAAGGGCTGAAAAGGGTTCTGGTATACGAGTACATGGAGAATGGTTCTTTGAGTTCTCATCTGTTTTCAAAGAGTTCGGCCGTATTAACCTGGGATCTCCGGTACCATATTGCACTTGGAACTGCAAGAGGCTTGGCTTATCTCCATGAGGAATGTAAAGAATGCATTATACATTGTGACATGAAGCCAGACAATGTACTTCTTGATGCAGAGTTCTGCCCCAAGATTGCGGACTTCGGCATGGCCAAGCTTCTAGGTCGAGATTTCAGCAGGGCTTTGACAACAATGCGAGGGACCATTGGATATCTTGCACCGGAGTGGATATCGGGGTTACCGATCACACATAAGACTGATGTTTACAGCTATGGCATGATGCTTCTTGAAATCATATCTGGTCGAAGGAACTCAGAGAAAATTAAGGAAGGAAAGTTCACATACTTTCCCATCTTTGCGGCAATCAAGGTGAATGAGGGAGATGCTATGTGTCTGCTGGACAGTAGGTTGGAAGGCCAGGCAGATGGAGAGCAGCTGAGCAGAGCTTGCAGAATTGCATGCTGGTGCATTCAAGATGCTGAGGATGACAGGCCGATGATGGGACAAGTTGTTCACATGCTGGAGAATGTCATGGATGTCGAAATCCCACCTACTCCAAGGTCACTTGAACACTATGTTGGCATGGAGGATTGCTCATACTAACTTGTTCTAAATTCTACATGTTTGTTGGATAGGCCGGCCTTAGTTATAATGCCCATTAGTCTATGTTTCtgtttattttttgaagtttagtGGAACACAGAAATATATATGTGGTCTGTCCTGTAGTTTCAATAAAGCACACATGTCTTCACTTTATACTTTGTTGCACAACTTTTTGGCTAGTCTTGGAGGTTTGTTTGTATTTATGTTTTGATTTTAGAAGGATTCGAGGTTTGTTTGTATGTACGTATGTCATCCACCTGATTACAAGGTTAAGATGTGCATCATCGTCTGCCTTCTGTTTCTTCTGAATTTCATCTGACTGACCGCGTACTCTGGTTTTGGAAAAGCAAGCAGAGTACTCTGTTTTTGGAAAAGGAAGCAGAGTACTCTGTTTTTGGAGTTCCAGCCCTCTTGTTACTCTCTGCTATATTAACCGCTAAAAAAGAATTTTACGTATGATAGAAATAGGCATGTGTCAATGTGTTGTCTAATAGCTGCTCGAGCTGAGCAAACTTCATTTGGGCATTCTGTTTATATGTCACCTGAATCATTATAATTTTTTATGAAAATCTGTCGACTAGTATATTCATGTTAAAGGGCATGCACTTTTACAATATCAGAGCGTAAACTT
The sequence above is drawn from the Triticum aestivum cultivar Chinese Spring chromosome 7A, IWGSC CS RefSeq v2.1, whole genome shotgun sequence genome and encodes:
- the LOC123151671 gene encoding G-type lectin S-receptor-like serine/threonine-protein kinase At1g34300 — its product is MLTLSRVKVSVPYLDSSCVVHWKVQNIPNLLVREINLILDEMKKACERMPSTSSFAAAILYLIIVVCSRCRFVHATDTLFSGQSLYGNRTLLSKNGAFELGFSCLSPPCSEFTFGIWYVNTSTGVNSSTCSALLVWSPQLQGYLVALDPQTSVLSLSYGNLQLTSQLTYGFDAIAWSSEERPNESTSAVALLLDNGNLVIRDKVNSSLLFWQSFDRPYGTVLPGARLGYNNNNMIISSEARNNVSCFLSSNLERSTHQRRRFTVSTSYSYYPRTYYPGAYYYISSITTTYSDTFPSWMDIHEDEESWFLSNNSHVYVQLHPDGTVTAAKLWGCGTVLWSAQDSRQEKPVCKQEILYTKKEKSYPKIKIVVLITVMGVLTVMLVCLVLFWRRRNKPSLELSMSSNSGLKIFSNMQIKKATKNFSEKLGEGGFGCVYKGELAGFSLVAVKNLKSIGQGEKEFRAEVQTIGIIHHINIVRLFGFCAEGLKRVLVYEYMENGSLSSHLFSKSSAVLTWDLRYHIALGTARGLAYLHEECKECIIHCDMKPDNVLLDAEFCPKIADFGMAKLLGRDFSRALTTMRGTIGYLAPEWISGLPITHKTDVYSYGMMLLEIISGRRNSEKIKEGKFTYFPIFAAIKVNEGDAMCLLDSRLEGQADGEQLSRACRIACWCIQDAEDDRPMMGQVVHMLENVMDVEIPPTPRSLEHYVGMEDCSY